In one Neobacillus sp. CF12 genomic region, the following are encoded:
- a CDS encoding D-lyxose/D-mannose family sugar isomerase — translation MDRQSYEEIKIKALDLFDRANIILTEEEKQAVEVADFGLEKVEDTGLQLITYVNTDLVCAKELALLPYQTCPEHKHPKRDFDEGKEETFRCRYGTVYLYVEGEESANRSTNPPAGDEEYYTVFHEIILHPGEQYTIYPNTLHWFKAGSEGAIVSEFSTRSTDESDIFTDPRIKRLPEIN, via the coding sequence GTGGACCGACAGAGTTACGAAGAAATAAAGATCAAGGCTTTAGATTTATTCGATAGAGCAAATATCATTCTCACGGAAGAGGAGAAACAGGCAGTAGAAGTTGCTGATTTTGGGCTTGAAAAGGTAGAAGATACAGGATTGCAATTGATAACATACGTAAATACAGATCTTGTTTGTGCAAAGGAGCTTGCTTTACTCCCCTATCAAACGTGCCCGGAGCACAAGCACCCAAAAAGGGATTTTGATGAAGGGAAAGAAGAGACCTTTAGATGTCGTTACGGAACCGTTTATCTATATGTAGAAGGAGAAGAATCAGCCAATCGTTCTACGAACCCACCGGCAGGGGATGAAGAGTACTACACCGTATTCCATGAAATTATATTACATCCAGGAGAGCAATATACCATTTATCCGAATACACTCCATTGGTTTAAAGCAGGAAGTGAAGGGGCAATTGTCTCCGAATTTTCAACAAGAAGTACAGATGAAAGTGATATATTCACAGATCCTAGAATTAAAAGATTACCAGAAATAAATTAA
- a CDS encoding glycosyltransferase family 2 protein, with the protein MIPKLKPIDSQIETTQHQLYIPVVAKFWISHCFALIWLCISIYIAFPWLMDLSYQLSFPLALLIIGGLAYIPGYMNAFLIISLLLDRQPPSKNEDPHEEITILIAAHNEEDKIFQTLQYIDRQDYSGKINVIVINNCSTDETVNEVRKAKKKLSIDIKLIHENKPGKFHALNHALKAVSTAFFITLDADTLLHPSSIRYLVSRIQSSPEEVCAVAGSVLAKNSRENLLTKMQEWDYFLGIASIKRLQGLYQGTLVAQGAYSLYKTECIKEVGGWPDAIGEDIVLTWRLLQRNWKVYFEPCAVAFTEVPSSLKHLVRQRARWARGMIEGLHEVKPWKQPQIYVKYMTGINLIMPFLDLTFTLFWIPGLLLAFFGNYLIVGPATLFVLPLTLMSYSILYFHQRNFVFRRLQLRIRKNIVGFIFYFLGYQMIMSPVSVYGYVQEIFKFQRRWK; encoded by the coding sequence ATGATACCTAAACTAAAACCAATAGATTCACAAATCGAGACTACGCAGCATCAACTTTACATACCAGTTGTAGCTAAATTTTGGATAAGCCACTGTTTTGCGCTTATTTGGTTATGCATTTCGATATACATTGCTTTCCCATGGTTAATGGATTTATCTTATCAGCTATCATTTCCGCTGGCATTACTTATCATTGGAGGACTCGCATACATTCCAGGTTATATGAATGCTTTTCTGATTATTAGTTTGCTTTTGGATCGGCAGCCCCCTTCTAAGAATGAAGATCCTCACGAAGAGATTACGATCCTTATTGCTGCACATAATGAGGAAGACAAGATTTTTCAAACGTTGCAATATATTGATAGACAAGATTATTCAGGTAAAATAAATGTCATCGTTATTAATAACTGTTCAACAGATGAAACGGTTAATGAGGTAAGAAAGGCAAAGAAGAAATTGTCGATTGACATTAAGTTAATCCATGAAAATAAACCTGGAAAGTTTCACGCATTAAATCACGCACTAAAGGCTGTTTCCACTGCCTTTTTCATTACCTTGGATGCAGATACTCTCCTTCACCCATCTTCTATCCGTTATCTCGTATCAAGGATTCAATCCAGCCCAGAGGAAGTTTGTGCAGTCGCTGGCAGCGTTTTAGCAAAAAACAGCAGAGAGAATTTATTAACGAAGATGCAAGAATGGGATTATTTTTTGGGCATCGCATCCATTAAAAGACTTCAGGGGCTATATCAAGGAACATTAGTTGCCCAGGGTGCTTATAGTTTGTACAAGACAGAATGTATTAAAGAAGTGGGCGGTTGGCCGGATGCCATCGGTGAAGATATTGTCTTAACATGGCGTCTTCTCCAAAGAAATTGGAAGGTTTACTTTGAGCCATGCGCTGTTGCCTTTACCGAAGTTCCCAGCTCTCTTAAACATTTGGTACGGCAGCGTGCAAGATGGGCAAGAGGTATGATTGAAGGATTACATGAAGTAAAACCCTGGAAACAGCCGCAAATATATGTGAAATATATGACTGGGATCAATTTAATCATGCCTTTCTTGGATTTAACCTTCACATTATTTTGGATTCCCGGGCTCCTATTGGCGTTTTTCGGAAACTACTTGATTGTTGGTCCAGCAACATTATTTGTTCTGCCACTGACCCTTATGAGTTATAGTATTCTATATTTTCATCAAAGAAATTTTGTATTTAGGCGTTTGCAACTTAGAATTCGTAAGAATATAGTAGGGTTTATTTTTTACTTCCTTGGCTATCAAATGATTATGTCGCCCGTATCAGTTTACGGTTATGTACAAGAGATTTTTAAATTTCAGAGAAGATGGAAGTGA
- the rbsC gene encoding ribose ABC transporter permease (functions to transport ribose at high affinity; forms a complex with RbsA2C2B), translating to MAQMSIQVKKRENMLLDVGVGIKDFVRNNMGILIGLFVLCIIISVINPNFLTSNNLLNVLRQTSTNLYLALAMTMIIILGGIDLSVGSIMAVVGVVTTSLIAFLGAPVLVAVAAGLLVGVLIGAVNGYVAATTIIPPFIITLATMNIARGAAYVLTDGKPVRVMSDSFNFIGSGYIGGILPTPVLYLIILLIVCYFIMNKTKLGRHMYAVGGNAEAAKFSGINIKKVKFFAYAFSGLMAAIAGIVLASRMFSGQPTAGNAAELDAIAAVVLGGTSMTGGYGRIGGTVIGALIIGVLSNGLNLMGVSSFWQFIVKGIVILVAVYADVIKRRKG from the coding sequence ATGGCTCAAATGTCCATTCAAGTAAAAAAGAGAGAAAATATGCTTTTAGATGTAGGTGTTGGGATTAAAGATTTTGTTCGAAATAATATGGGAATCCTAATCGGTCTTTTCGTTTTATGTATCATCATTTCGGTTATCAACCCCAACTTTTTAACATCAAATAATCTATTAAATGTGTTAAGACAAACATCAACAAATCTATATTTGGCCCTGGCCATGACCATGATTATTATTTTAGGTGGAATTGATCTTTCTGTAGGATCGATTATGGCCGTCGTCGGTGTTGTGACTACTAGTTTAATAGCCTTTTTAGGGGCACCTGTTTTAGTAGCGGTTGCTGCAGGTCTTTTGGTAGGTGTCTTAATTGGGGCGGTAAATGGATATGTAGCTGCTACTACCATCATTCCTCCGTTTATTATTACTCTTGCAACGATGAATATCGCACGTGGTGCTGCTTATGTTTTGACGGATGGAAAACCGGTTCGTGTTATGTCAGATTCTTTTAACTTTATCGGTTCTGGTTATATTGGGGGCATCTTACCGACACCCGTCCTATACTTAATTATTCTATTAATCGTGTGCTATTTTATTATGAATAAAACAAAGCTTGGCAGACATATGTATGCCGTGGGAGGAAATGCGGAAGCAGCTAAATTCTCGGGTATTAATATTAAAAAAGTAAAGTTCTTTGCTTACGCCTTTAGCGGGTTAATGGCTGCTATAGCTGGAATTGTACTTGCTTCACGTATGTTCTCAGGTCAGCCCACTGCGGGAAATGCGGCAGAACTAGACGCAATCGCAGCCGTGGTTTTAGGGGGAACGAGTATGACCGGCGGTTACGGCAGGATAGGTGGTACTGTCATTGGTGCACTTATTATTGGTGTACTTAGTAATGGATTAAACTTAATGGGCGTAAGTTCATTTTGGCAATTTATTGTAAAAGGGATCGTCATTTTAGTAGCGGTTTATGCGGATGTTATTAAAAGAAGGAAGGGCTAG
- a CDS encoding class II fructose-bisphosphate aldolase produces MLVTLKEILSNAEKGNYAVGAFNSPTLESARAAVEAAEELQVPIILSHAEVHFEITPLEVMGPILVELAKKASVPVAVHLDHGSNLENVKRAIDVGFSSVMIDASHMSYEENVKTVAEVVAYAQKHHVSVEAELGMITSSGIGGEETPSGEHHMDGEAADFYTDPEVAKDFVERTEIDALAASFGTVHGIYLKEPKLDFDRLKSIYENIQKPVVMHGGSGLSEEEYVTAINSGVRKINYYSYSAKAGAEAIKEYIDSHSNHFYHDFAVVAKEAIKKDVKRAMEIFLNKNKVVR; encoded by the coding sequence ATGTTAGTTACATTAAAGGAAATTTTATCAAATGCGGAAAAGGGAAATTACGCAGTAGGTGCTTTTAACTCTCCAACTTTAGAATCAGCAAGGGCCGCTGTTGAAGCAGCAGAAGAATTGCAGGTACCGATTATTTTGTCACATGCGGAAGTACACTTTGAAATTACTCCCCTCGAAGTCATGGGTCCCATTTTGGTGGAATTAGCTAAAAAGGCAAGTGTTCCAGTAGCGGTACATCTTGATCATGGCTCAAATCTCGAAAATGTTAAAAGAGCCATTGATGTTGGTTTTAGCTCTGTGATGATTGATGCCTCACATATGAGTTATGAAGAGAATGTTAAAACGGTCGCAGAAGTAGTTGCATATGCACAAAAGCATCATGTATCTGTAGAAGCAGAACTAGGAATGATTACTTCATCTGGCATTGGCGGAGAAGAAACGCCCAGTGGTGAGCATCATATGGATGGTGAGGCAGCTGACTTTTATACTGATCCGGAAGTGGCAAAAGACTTTGTTGAGAGAACGGAAATTGATGCACTAGCAGCCTCTTTCGGAACGGTTCATGGAATCTATCTCAAGGAACCAAAACTAGATTTTGATCGCCTAAAATCGATTTACGAAAACATCCAAAAACCAGTTGTCATGCATGGTGGTTCAGGATTGAGTGAGGAAGAATATGTAACGGCTATCAATTCTGGAGTAAGAAAAATAAATTACTATAGTTATTCTGCGAAAGCGGGAGCAGAAGCCATTAAAGAATATATCGATAGCCACTCCAATCATTTTTATCATGACTTTGCAGTTGTGGCAAAAGAAGCAATTAAAAAGGATGTTAAAAGGGCGATGGAAATCTTTTTAAACAAAAATAAAGTAGTTAGGTAA
- a CDS encoding carbohydrate kinase family protein — MKEGIAFAGTIAVDEIKKIDKYPNKSELTTIRSVARSNGGAVSNCAITLAKIDPNVPIEIIALLGDDDKGHFLKERLGNYKSIDMSHVKVIGDTPFTDVIQDEFDHTRTFFTYRGNSHLFDENTINFNRINAKILHIAYILLLDSLDQEDDEYGTKMAKVLKQAQDKGIKTSIDIVSENSDRYEKLVPPCLKYTNYCVINELEAGKSVGISLRDSSGKLITANINKVLYRLKEFGVRDWVVIHTPEGSFGFDGSTIYSIPSLLLDRQWIKGTVGAGDAYVTGVLYGALKGLDLPESMKLGTAAAVSSLFAEDSTSGIKSYEQLVAMYADFSKREKIEL, encoded by the coding sequence TTGAAAGAGGGAATTGCATTTGCTGGTACGATTGCTGTGGATGAAATTAAGAAAATTGATAAGTATCCCAATAAATCAGAATTAACAACAATCCGTAGTGTTGCTAGGTCAAATGGGGGAGCAGTATCAAATTGTGCGATCACATTAGCAAAAATTGACCCCAATGTGCCGATTGAAATTATAGCTCTTCTTGGCGATGACGATAAAGGGCATTTCCTAAAAGAGAGATTAGGAAACTATAAAAGCATTGATATGAGCCATGTGAAAGTAATAGGAGATACTCCCTTTACGGACGTGATTCAGGATGAGTTTGATCACACTAGGACCTTTTTTACCTACCGGGGCAATTCTCATTTATTTGATGAGAATACAATCAATTTTAATAGAATAAACGCTAAGATACTCCATATTGCCTACATTCTCTTATTAGATTCTTTAGATCAAGAAGACGATGAATACGGCACAAAGATGGCTAAGGTATTGAAACAAGCTCAAGACAAAGGGATTAAAACATCCATCGACATTGTCAGTGAAAATAGTGATCGATATGAAAAACTTGTCCCTCCATGTTTAAAGTATACAAACTACTGTGTGATTAATGAACTAGAAGCAGGCAAAAGTGTTGGAATCAGTTTAAGAGATTCATCAGGGAAATTAATCACCGCTAATATAAACAAGGTTCTTTACAGATTAAAAGAATTTGGAGTCAGAGACTGGGTGGTAATCCATACTCCGGAAGGCAGCTTTGGCTTTGATGGATCCACCATCTATAGCATTCCTTCCTTATTGCTAGATCGTCAATGGATTAAAGGAACTGTAGGTGCAGGTGATGCTTATGTGACAGGTGTATTATATGGGGCTTTAAAGGGCTTGGACCTTCCAGAGTCCATGAAGTTAGGCACGGCAGCAGCAGTCTCTTCTTTATTTGCGGAGGATAGTACGTCTGGAATTAAATCCTACGAACAACTGGTGGCAATGTATGCGGATTTTTCGAAAAGAGAAAAAATTGAATTGTAA